One segment of Brassica napus cultivar Da-Ae chromosome C3, Da-Ae, whole genome shotgun sequence DNA contains the following:
- the LOC106399881 gene encoding COBRA-like protein 10: MKIPWDTRYSLSLLILLSSILFLCNGQDYGTPTEDGAGEPPPEMARCNGIFMSYSFGSREREYPHVKNVTAQSWAFKSTAMIVNAGKEELTGWQMFIGFRHKELIVSATGAVPMDGDFPLDASNGTTFVGSPNTDLKTSILTAGDFTQISTNIEITGTLFGVAKSVMPMPKTLKLINDGWECPAAKRKGGNMNVCCKRNPKFKVKTGPKTKFAPRRHGDLNIVYDVIQSFSSNYLAQVTIDNDNPLGRLDRWNLTWEWMRGEFINTMRGAYTHKRDPSECLYSKAGQYYKDLDFSQVMNCQKKPAISDLPPERKDDKVMGKLPFCCKNGTLLPPLMDPSKSRSMFQLQVWKLPPDLNRTALYPPQHWKIDGVLNPQYKCGPPVRVDPSQFPDSSGLPAVTYAISSWQIVCNITKPKAQASRCCVSFSAYYNNSAIPCNTCACGCDDIDTNTCNADRNPLLLPADALLVPFDNRTLKAKAWAKQNHMPIPKKLPCPDNCGVSINWHVNTDYRNGWTARLTVFNWRDFAFEDWFVAVEMGKSGKGYENVYSFNGTRVPPNNRTVMFQGLPGLNYLVGQVNGTHPLRDPPVPGKQQSVISFTKKNINDLKIAEGDGFPTKLFFNGEECALPKHFPKKSSGHRGGISVLMSLVFSIAVAFALMMD, from the exons ATGAAGATACCTTGGGACACACGCTATTCATTAAGTCTATTGATTTTATTATCATCAATTCTTTTCCTATGCAACGGCCAAGATTATGGAACACCGACGGAAGACGGAGCAGGAGAGCCGCCGCCCGAGATGGCGCGTTGCAACGGTATCTTCATGAGCTACAGCTTCGGCAGCCGCGAGAGAGAGTACCCTCACGTCAAGAACGTGACCGCTCAATCGTGGGCGTTTAAATCGACGGCAATGATTGTAAACGCGGGTAAGGAAGAGCTCACGGGATGGCAAATGTTTATAGGGTTTCGACACAAGGAACTGATCGTTTCTGCGACTGGTGCGGTTCCAATGGACGGTGATTTTCCTCTGGATGCTAGCAATGGAACCACGTTCGTTGGATCGCCCAACACGGATTTGAAAACATCGATTTTAACCGCAGGTGATTTCACTCAGATATCGACGAATATCGAAATCACCGGGACTCTTTTCGGGGTTGCCAAGTCCGTGATGCCTATGCCGAAAACTCTTAAGCTCATCAACGACGGTTGGGAATGTCCTGCCGCTAAGAGAAAAG GAGGCAATATGAACGTTTGTTGCAAGAGAAACCCTAAGTTCAAGGTCAAGACAGGGCCAAAGACAAAGTTTGCACCGAGAAGGCACGGTGATCTGAACATCGTTTACGATGTTATTCAATCATTCAGCAGCAACTACTTAGCCCAAGTGACAATCGACAACGATAATCCACTCGGGCGGTTAGACCGTTGGAACCTGACTTGGGAATGGATGCGAGGAGAGTTTATAAACACCATGAGAGGAGCTTACACTCACAAGAGAGATCCCTCTGAATGTCTTTACAGCAAAGCTGGACAGTACTACAAGGACTTGGACTTCTCTCAGGTCATGAACTGTCAGAAGAAGCCAGCCATTTCCGATTTGCCTCCAGAGAGGAAGGACGATAAGGTGATGGGAAAATTACCTTTCTGTTGCAAAAACGGAACTCTTTTGCCACCTCTGATGGATCCTTCCAAATCTCGATCCATGTTTCAGCTGCag GTTTGGAAGTTGCCTCCTGATCTAAACAGAACAGCTCTATACCCACCTCAGCACTGGAAAATAGACGGAGTTCTCAACCCTCAGTACAAATGTGGGCCACCGGTTCGGGTCGACCCGTCACAGTTCCCGGATTCTAGCGGTCTACCGGCTGTAACCTATGCAATCTCCAGCTGGCAAATTGTCTGCAACATAACCAAACCCAAAGCACAAGCCTCACGATGTTGTGTCTCATTCTCTGCCTATTACAACAACTCCGCTATTCCTTGTAACACTTGCGCTTGTGGATGCGATGACATCGATACCAACACATGCAACGCTGACCGTAACCCTCTCCTCCTCCCTGCAGACGCCCTCCTTGTCCCCTTCGATAACCGAACCCTAAAAGCTAAAGCTTGGGCTAAACAAAACCACATGCCGATACCTAAGAAGCTCCCTTGTCCTGATAACTGTGGAGTTAGCATTAACTGGCACGTTAACACTGATTATAGAAACGGTTGGACCGCGAGGTTAACTGTTTTTAACTGGAGAGACTTTGCGTTTGAGGATTGGTTTGTGGCCGTTGAGATGGGGAAATCAGGGAAAGGGTATGAAAACGTTTACTCCTTTAACGGCACACGTGTTCCACCGAACAACCGAACTGTTATGTTCCAAGGGTTGCCTGGTTTGAACTACCTTGTGGGTCAAGTTAACGGAACGCATCCATTAAGAGACCCTCCCGTGCCGGGCAAGCAACAGTCTGTTATCTCGTTTACCAAGAAGAACATTAATGATTTGAAAATAGCTGAAGGTGATGGGTTTCCGACAAAGCTTTTCTTTAATGGAGAAGAATGTGCGCTTCCTAAACATTTCCCAAAGAAGAGCTCAGGACATAGAGGCGGTATCAGTGTCTTGATGTCACTTGTTTTCTCTATAGCAGTGGCTTTTGCACTGATGATGGACTAA